The segment TTCTTTGAGAATCGTGGTGAATTTTTGGTAGATCTCGCGGGAGAAGGCCTTACCCACAAGCACTTTCATTCCTTTTTCCGCGGCCGCTTCCCAGGCGGGGATTTCCTCCGGCTTGACATGGTGAATGGTCAGTCCATGCTTTACCATGGTATCGAGGGCTTCATGCTCAAGACGGATGGTGTCCTGGTAGAGTTGATCGGACATCTGACGGGCACGTTGCATCATCGGCGCGCGGAATTCCTCGGGGATCCGATTCCAGAACCGTTCCCCAATGACGATGGCCCCCACCAGGGGAGCGACCTTTAAATCACACATGTGTGAAGCCTGGGAGAAATACTGCCCGGATGCCGCCAGCATGGGTGGAAGGTAGAATGAATCCACCATTCCGCTTTGCAAGGCCATCATCAGGTCTTTGAGGTCATTGGGAATGACCCGGAATCCGGCCTCTTTCCAGGCCTGTGCCAACAGGGGTTCTCCGGTTACGAACGAAATGCGCAGGTGACGCACATCTTCCGGCGTACGAACGGGTTGTCTGGAAAAGAAGTTGACCCAACCGGAAGTAGACCAGATCACCACTTTGAAACCTTTTTTTTCGATCCCGGCTTCAAATTCAGGTTTCAGGCGTGTCAAAAGCCGGGACAACTCATGGTCGTTGCGGATTCCGAACGGAATGTTGAGTACGTAGATATCGTTATAGATCTTTTTCAGCCCACGGTTGCTGAGAGCCGCTCCGCCGAGGATGCCCATCCGCACTTTGCGGATCATATCGTCTTCATTGCCGGCAATCTCACCCGGGTAAAGCTTCAACTCCACTTTTCCCTGCGTGATCCGTAGCCAGTCCCGGCTCAATTCCTGTAGGGCTTTGCCCCAGGGAGAGCGCTCAGGCGCGATGGTTCCGATCTTGATGGTGATACCCTGGAGAGTGGCGGCCAGAGTGAAAAACAACATTATCGAGAATGCGGCAAGTTTTCCTCTGTGATTCATTTCCTATTCTCCTCTAATCCGGATTCAGGAGTTGAATGCAATTGTGGGGACTGAGGGGGCGGCGCTTCCAGGAAAAAGTCTTCCTGGTGATCCAGCAGCCAGCGTGCCCGGCGCTGGTTCAATACCGTAATCAGGCGATTGTCCGGATTCGCATCGGGATCAATTTGCAACGCCTGGTTCAACAACTCCCTGAACTCGTCCGCACGTTGCTGCTTGATTGAAACCGTTGTGGCCAGTGCCAGGAAAGGAGCGGTGGATTGTTGCCGGGAAACAGCGACGGAACGTTGGAAATGGTTTCGGGCTTTTTCAAAATCACCACCCATGTAATCCGGTAAAGATCCGTAATAGAGTACGAAAAAATCGTGAATCGAACCGTTGCTGAATTCAGGGTCGAGTTCGAGTACCCTTTCCAGCAAGGCCTCTGCTTGGGGAACGGTCAGGCCCAGATCCATGTCAAAGGGATCAATGGCGTAGGCGGCCACCCAGCCGGCGGCCGCCCAGTAAAGAACCGGCACATCTTGCGGAGCGCACAAATCCGTTGCCCGCGTATGGGGCTTTTTTGCCAGCAACGTGCGAAAACCGGGATATCTCAGCTCCATTTCATGCAAAAGAATATTCCGTCCGCGCAGGTAGAGGTTGCGTGCCCTCTGCAGCAGTGCCTCTTTGCGATGATAGTCGCGGTTGGTCAGCATAGATGCCGGAGTCTGCAAATAGGCATTGGCATACATGATGTACATGCTGCCTGTCTGGACGCGCAGGCCCGAATGGCCTGGAATGGAACTCATCAATGATTCATACAACTTGATGGCAAAGGGCAGGGCGTCTCCCACCAGTTCCGGGTCGTTGTCCGATGTAAACACGTTGCCGCTTTCGCCAGTGGTCAGGCTGTCGGCCACCATGTTCATGGCCATACGTCGAACTGAACAGGACGCAAAAAGCAGCAAAAGCAACGCGGACGTTAACAGGGCCCCGAGGCGACCAACATTTATGTTCGTGCCGCTCATCCTTCAGCTCCTTTCATATTTATCCCGGACATTGTACACCGGCCACCGGGATCCCGGCAAAAGTACGCAAGACCTCTGACCGGATCCATCACTCCCATCGCCCGGATGCCATGTGTCCAAGCGAACCATGCCGTTTGCGGCGAAAAGTCGGGGTTACTCCGTAACCTCTTCAAATCCGACGGATCCGATGAAAGCCGCCTCACTCTGGTAGTCGTTCATGTCCTGCAGGTACAAGCGGACCAGGACTTTTGCCGGCACTTTGCCCCCGAACATATCCCCCGGAACCGCCGGGTCCGTGATCAGAGCCAGGGATCCTGCATAAAACCCCCGGATCGGTTGGCGCACCGCCTTCAGGTTTATTCCCAGGGATTCATAATTATCCATGGTGATTTCCAGGATCTGCTCGTTTTCAGCCGTGTATACCTTCATATACCAGTTAATGATCTTTCCGGAAACCTGATTGGCTGAAGCAACCGATGCTTCAACATAAAAATAGGTCATGTTCTTTACGAGGTTCCGCGAGGCCAGGGAGGTAATGTAATCGATAAAATATTCACCCTGAATGCGTTTGCAACCGTTCATGGATACCATCGATAACAGCAGGGTTAAAATGACCAGTGCGTAAGTCAGTTTTTTCATTATATCTCCATCCTGCAACATACAAAATATATCACAGTAACCGGCAAAGCTCAACGCTTCCATTTCAACACAAAACAGGAGATACTGATAAACCTGATCCGTGCAGGCTGGTTGATTCAGGTTTTTACTTTCTGTTTTCTCTTGCGGTTTCGTGGGGCGGGTAGTAGCGGCGGATAAACGCTTCCTGCACGCGAAATGACCAATGAACACCGCGGATGTAGTTACTGCATTCCGCTATCTTGCCCGCTTCCAGCAATTCCAGAATATGGCGATGCTCGATCATGGACGCACGTTCCCATTCGGGAATCCAGTGGGGTTGAGGAGGAAAATCATAGAGGCGGCGTTTTTGCGTGTCCACAATGTGGATCAGGCGCGGATTGCGGCACAAAGACAAATAGGTGTTGTG is part of the Candidatus Aminicenantes bacterium genome and harbors:
- a CDS encoding C4-dicarboxylate ABC transporter substrate-binding protein: MNHRGKLAAFSIMLFFTLAATLQGITIKIGTIAPERSPWGKALQELSRDWLRITQGKVELKLYPGEIAGNEDDMIRKVRMGILGGAALSNRGLKKIYNDIYVLNIPFGIRNDHELSRLLTRLKPEFEAGIEKKGFKVVIWSTSGWVNFFSRQPVRTPEDVRHLRISFVTGEPLLAQAWKEAGFRVIPNDLKDLMMALQSGMVDSFYLPPMLAASGQYFSQASHMCDLKVAPLVGAIVIGERFWNRIPEEFRAPMMQRARQMSDQLYQDTIRLEHEALDTMVKHGLTIHHVKPEEIPAWEAAAEKGMKVLVGKAFSREIYQKFTTILKEIREQKDGG